The Nitrogeniibacter aestuarii genome has a window encoding:
- a CDS encoding aspartate kinase produces MALIVQKYGGTSVGTPERIKNVASRIARFREQGHQVVVVVSAMSGETNRLIGLTKEISANPTPRELDVVVSTGEQVTIGLLCMALHEASVGAKSYTGGQVRILTDSSHTKARILSIDEANMRRDLDAGNVVVVAGFQGVDESGNITTLGRGGSDTTAVALAAALQADECQIYTDVDGVYTTDPRVVPEARKLDKVTFEEMLEMASLGSKVLQIRSVEFAGKYKVKLRVLSSFEDGGEGTLITVEEEDTMEQPIISGIAFNRDEAKLTVLGVPDKPGIAYQILGPIADANIDVDMIIQNVGHDGLTDFSCTVSRGDYDKAVAVLESSREHIGARSIEGDKSMAKVSIVGVGMRSHPGVASKMFRTLAEEGINIQMISTSEIKISVVIDEKYLELAVRVLHKAFGLDEQAA; encoded by the coding sequence ATGGCACTCATAGTCCAGAAATATGGTGGCACCTCAGTCGGTACGCCCGAGCGTATCAAGAACGTGGCCAGCCGCATCGCCCGCTTCCGGGAGCAGGGGCATCAAGTCGTGGTCGTGGTTTCCGCCATGAGCGGGGAAACCAACCGACTTATCGGTTTGACCAAAGAGATCTCCGCCAACCCGACACCACGAGAGCTCGACGTTGTTGTCTCCACCGGAGAGCAAGTCACGATCGGTCTGCTTTGCATGGCACTTCACGAAGCCAGTGTGGGTGCCAAAAGTTATACCGGCGGGCAGGTGCGCATCCTGACGGACAGCTCGCATACGAAGGCACGCATCCTCAGTATTGATGAGGCGAACATGCGCCGTGATCTCGATGCCGGCAATGTGGTCGTTGTTGCGGGTTTTCAGGGGGTGGATGAAAGCGGCAACATCACGACGCTGGGACGTGGTGGTTCCGATACCACCGCCGTTGCGCTGGCCGCTGCACTGCAGGCGGATGAATGCCAGATCTACACCGATGTTGATGGTGTCTACACGACGGACCCGCGTGTCGTGCCGGAGGCGCGCAAGCTGGACAAGGTGACCTTCGAGGAAATGCTCGAAATGGCGAGCCTGGGGTCTAAGGTCTTGCAGATCCGCTCCGTCGAATTCGCAGGCAAATACAAGGTCAAGCTCCGCGTGCTGTCCAGTTTCGAGGATGGCGGTGAGGGCACACTGATTACCGTTGAGGAAGAAGACACTATGGAACAGCCGATCATCTCCGGCATCGCCTTCAATCGTGACGAAGCCAAGCTCACCGTGCTGGGTGTGCCCGACAAGCCCGGAATCGCCTACCAGATTCTGGGGCCGATTGCGGATGCGAATATCGACGTCGACATGATCATCCAGAACGTTGGTCATGATGGCCTGACGGACTTTTCCTGCACCGTCAGCCGAGGCGATTACGACAAGGCGGTCGCTGTTCTCGAGTCCTCTCGCGAGCACATCGGCGCGCGCAGCATCGAAGGCGACAAGAGCATGGCAAAGGTGTCGATCGTTGGTGTGGGCATGCGCTCGCACCCGGGTGTCGCCTCGAAGATGTTCAGAACCCTGGCTGAGGAGGGGATCAATATCCAGATGATCTCGACCTCGGAAATCAAGATTTCCGTCGTTATTGACGAGAAGTATCTCGAGTTGGCTGTACGTGTTCTGCACAAGGCTTTCGGCCTTGATGAACAAGCTGCTTGA
- a CDS encoding helix-turn-helix domain-containing protein produces the protein MKSTDKKVDVREIRRKLGLNQSQFWSQIGVTQSGGSRYESGRNIPRPVQALLRLVHIEQVDISKVKREDIEVSEYLKKNDPDMFKALKKEARASRKTSK, from the coding sequence ATGAAAAGCACCGATAAGAAGGTTGACGTTCGAGAGATTCGTCGCAAGCTGGGTCTGAATCAGTCCCAATTCTGGTCCCAGATCGGCGTAACCCAAAGTGGTGGTTCGCGTTACGAGAGTGGCCGCAACATCCCACGCCCCGTTCAGGCTCTGCTGCGTCTGGTTCATATCGAACAGGTCGACATCAGCAAGGTCAAGCGCGAGGACATTGAAGTATCCGAGTATCTGAAAAAGAACGATCCGGATATGTTCAAAGCACTAAAGAAGGAAGCACGCGCTTCACGCAAGACGAGCAAGTAA